One segment of Tenrec ecaudatus isolate mTenEca1 chromosome 1, mTenEca1.hap1, whole genome shotgun sequence DNA contains the following:
- the CDKN2D gene encoding cyclin-dependent kinase 4 inhibitor D, whose translation MLLEEVVAGDRLSGAAARGDVQEVRRLLHRQLMHPDALNRFGKTALQVMMFGSPAVALELLKQGACPNVQDRSGTTPAHDAARTGFLDTLKVLVEHGADVNAPDGTGALPIHLAVQEGHAPVVSFLAAESDLHHRDSWGRTPLEVARQCGAQNLMDILQGRRVAPQ comes from the exons ATGCTGCTGGAGGAGGTGGTTGCCGGCGACCGGCTGAGCGGGGCCGCGGCTCGGGGCGACGTGCAGGAGGTGCGCCGCCTTCTGCACCGCCAGCTGATGCACCCCGACGCCCTGAACCGCTTCGGCAAGACGGCGCTGCAG GTCATGATGTTTGGTAGCCCCGCTGTCGCCCTGGAGCTGCTGAAGCAAGGTGCCTGCCCCAACGTCCAGGACCGGTCAGGCACCACCCCAGCCCACGATGCCGCCCGCACTGGATTCCTGGACACCCTGAAGGTCCTGGTGGAGCATGGCGCCGATGTCAATGCCCCTGATGGCACAGGGGCGTTGCCCATCCATCTGGCTGTGCAGGAGGGCCATGCCCCTGTGGTCAGCTTCCTGGCAGCGGAGTCTGATCTTCATCACCGGGATTCCTGGGGGCGCACGCCCCTGGAGGTGGCGCGGCAATGTGGGGCTCAGAACCTCATGGACATCTTGCAGGGGCGTAGGGTGGCCCCACAGTGA